Genomic window (Paraglaciecola psychrophila 170):
TAGCCATTTTACTTATATAACTAGCTCCTTCATCTATAATGGCGAGTGCGACCTCGTCCTTATCTTCAAGTGCGCTAAAAACCGTATTAGCTAGGCAAGCAAAAAAAGATGCAGGTTTCCCCGCAACCTTACTTATAATTTCCTCAGCCGTGCTTGCTTTCAAAACCTGACACATATATTTACTGATAGTAGTTGGTGGTGCCATTTCATCGAGTGCCAGTAATACCGCTTCAACTGCATTTAAGCCATACCAAGCACCACTACCTTTATCCCCTTGAGGGAAACCATGACCGCCTATTATTTTTGAATGATTTTTAACGTTTGATAAACCACAAGTACCCGTTCCTGATATTAATACAGCACCATCGTGGCCTTCGTGTGCACCCAAACATGCAATATGTATATCTGTAGTGAGATATATTGATTTAAACGGAGACTGCCACTTAATCATTTCGTCATATACGTGAGGGAGGTTAACGCCA
Coding sequences:
- the nagK gene encoding N-acetylglucosamine kinase, with product MLHIRNKMDKDYKQEQPLFLGIDGGGSKCKAILMDQNNTILGTGISGPGNPVYGSELAKISIVESASLALTEALLNSDISQELKLNDICAGIGLAGVNLPHVYDEMIKWQSPFKSIYLTTDIHIACLGAHEGHDGAVLISGTGTCGLSNVKNHSKIIGGHGFPQGDKGSGAWYGLNAVEAVLLALDEMAPPTTISKYMCQVLKASTAEEIISKVAGKPASFFACLANTVFSALEDKDEVALAIIDEGASYISKMARLLLKTTPPRISFIGGLAEWIIPYLDQDIQKQLSSSLFPPEAGAVFYARHQTASLK